In Paractinoplanes brasiliensis, the following proteins share a genomic window:
- the rhaS gene encoding rhamnose ABC transporter substrate-binding protein, which produces MTACGGTTKDSNTNTGSGAQAPAAADPNAALKEGLKIAFLPKQLNNPYSDVETGGGKVAVEELKGEYKLVGPNDASASSQVSYINTLIQQQQDVIVVAANDPNAVCPSLNQARAAKIKVITFDSDASKDCRDAFINQATTEGIGQSLAKMALEQAGGNGGEIAVLSATPNATNQNAWIEVMKEELKKPEYAKLKLVKVAYGNDDDQKSFQEAQGLLQSYPNLKVIVAPTTVGIAAGARYISSSSYKGKVAVTGLGLPNQMREYVKDGTVTKFALWNPADIGYLAAYAGAAMASGQIIGAEGEKFKAGKLGEYTIGKDGEIVLGPPTEFTKDNIDQFNF; this is translated from the coding sequence TTGACTGCCTGCGGCGGCACCACCAAGGACAGCAACACCAACACCGGTTCCGGTGCGCAGGCCCCCGCGGCCGCCGACCCGAACGCGGCGCTCAAGGAAGGCCTCAAGATCGCCTTCCTGCCGAAGCAGCTCAACAACCCGTACTCGGATGTCGAGACCGGCGGCGGCAAGGTGGCCGTCGAGGAGCTCAAGGGCGAGTACAAGCTGGTCGGCCCCAACGACGCGTCGGCCTCGTCGCAGGTGTCGTACATCAACACGCTGATCCAGCAGCAGCAGGACGTCATCGTGGTGGCGGCCAACGACCCGAACGCGGTCTGCCCCTCGCTCAACCAGGCCCGCGCCGCCAAGATCAAGGTCATCACGTTCGACTCGGACGCCTCCAAGGACTGCCGCGACGCGTTCATCAACCAGGCCACCACCGAGGGCATCGGCCAGTCGCTGGCCAAGATGGCGCTCGAGCAGGCCGGCGGCAACGGCGGTGAGATCGCCGTCCTCTCGGCCACGCCGAACGCCACGAACCAGAACGCCTGGATCGAGGTCATGAAGGAAGAGCTCAAGAAGCCCGAGTACGCCAAGCTCAAGCTGGTCAAGGTCGCGTACGGCAACGACGACGACCAGAAGAGCTTCCAGGAGGCCCAGGGTCTGCTGCAGTCGTACCCGAACCTCAAGGTCATCGTGGCCCCGACCACTGTCGGCATCGCCGCGGGCGCGCGCTACATCAGCTCCTCCAGCTACAAGGGCAAGGTCGCGGTGACCGGGCTGGGCCTGCCCAACCAGATGCGCGAGTACGTCAAGGACGGCACCGTCACCAAGTTCGCGCTCTGGAACCCGGCCGACATCGGCTACCTGGCCGCGTACGCGGGTGCGGCGATGGCCTCGGGTCAGATCATCGGCGCCGAGGGCGAGAAGTTCAAGGCGGGCAAGCTCGGCGAGTACACGATCGGCAAGGACGGCGAGATCGTGCTCGGCCCGCCGACCGAATTCACCAAGGACAACATCGACCAGTTCAACTTCTGA